The Phycisphaerales bacterium AB-hyl4 DNA window ACATGAAACCGCAACGCTTTCCTCTGTCGTCATCCGATCAGACACTGCGCAAACTCGTCCTGCAATAGCATCGTTGACCGCGACGTACAAATCGAATCTGCGGTGACACTCCGTGAGGATGCTGTCATTTGCCGTCGACGACGATGGTTTCGCCGGGCTTGAAATCGCGTCGGCCGAGGATGCAGTCGCGGATGACTTCGGCGATTTCGACGGGGTCGAGCGTGGCTTCGCGGGGGAGGACCTTTTCGGAGAAGTTCTGGCGAAGCATGGGGGTTTCGACGGCGCCGGGCGCGATGGCGACGGCTTGGATACCGAGCTTCGCGCCTTCGGTGGCGGTGCATTGGGTGAACATGTTGACGCCGATCTTGGCTGCGGCGTACATCGCGAAGCCGGGGAACGGGTCGATGCTGGACATGGATGAGACGTTGACGACGACGGCGGCGCGCTGCTTCTTGAAGGTGGGCCAGAGTGTGGCGGTGAGCAGGACGGTCGCGCCGAGGTTGGCGTCGATGGTGTCGCGGTAGATTTCGGGGGTGATCTTGTCGATGGGCAGCAGCGGTGCGTTGCCTGCGCAGTTGACGAGCGCGTCGACTCGGCCGAAGCGTTCGAGCACGGCTTCGCCGGCGCGGGTGATGGCCTGGGGGTCGGTGACGTCGGTGGGCAAGGCGATGACCGAGCCAGGCGCGTCGGGCACTTCGTCGGCGATGCGGAGGGCGACCTGATCGAGTCGGTCGGCCCGCCTGGCGAGCAGGGCGAGGTGGTAGCCTGCTTCGGCGAGCAGCACGGCTGTCTCCGCGCCGATGCCGCTGCTGGCACCGGTGACAATCGCGACTTTACCTGTGTCATCTGCCATGGCGTTTCCCTCTGACGGATTCGAGCGTTTCATGCCACACGCGGGCGCTGATCATATGCGCGCGTGGTGTGGATGGATGGTCCATTTGAGGTTCTCGCAGATTCGTCGTCGGCTGTCCAATAGCGCGGTGGCGGAAGCGAAATCATCGACGGTGAGCGGGGGGGGTTGTTAGGATGAAGGTGACGCAAAGGAGACATCGCTGATGGATGAACAAACAGGCTCCGATCAGAATGACGCGAAGGCGCGTGCGGACACGGCGACGCGGACGGTGTTGAACCCGTTTCCGGATCATCGCGACTTGTACCTGCTGGTGGCGGGATTGTTGCTCGGCGTGTTGCTTGGGCCCGCGGTGCTGGGGCAGGTTGCGCCGGGTGTGTATGACCGGGTGTTTGTCGGTGTGGGGCCGGCGACTGCGGAATTGCGGGAGGCGGAAGCGGAACATGCGGCGGCGCTGCGGCAGTTGCAGGAGACGGGGGTGAGTGATGCGGCGATGGCGGAGCGGGCGATGGGTTTTGAGCAGCAGCGAATGTTGCTGCAGGCGCAAGCGGAGCAGGAACGGTTGGCGCATCTGGGTCGCTTGACGGGGCGGATGCTGGCGTTGGTGTTCGCGGTGGTGGGTGTGATGGTGATTGAGTCGTTGGTGAGTCCGCAGCCGGAGGGCGGGAAACGGCAGGTCGTGCCGACGGCGTTGAGTCGGCTGGTGACGATTCGCTATGCGCTGGCGGCGTTGTGGCTGGCGGTGGTGGTGGCGCAGCCGACGTTGCTGGGGCAGGTGCCGGTGGTGTTCGCGGGGGCGGTGATTGTGGTGGCGCTGGTGGTGGCGTTTGTGCCGTTGGGCGGGCGGAGCGCGGGCAGTGAAGCTTAAGGTTCACTGCCTTGAGCGGGCCTCAGGTGAGTTGGGGGTCGAGCCATTCGCAGAGGGTGTGGTAGAGCAGCAGGTGCAGTTCCTGGATGCGGGCGGTGGTGTCGTGGGGGACGATCAATTCGACAGTGGCGAGGCCTTTGCATTGGCCGCCGGCTTTGCCGAGGAAGGCGATGGTGTGGACGTTGCGTTCGCGTGCGGCTTGCAGGGCGAGTCGTACGTTTTCGCTGTTGCCTGAGGTGGTGAATGCGACGAGGACGTCGCCGGGCTTGCCGTGTGCGTGGAGCTGGCGGGCGAAGAGCTGGGCGGGGGGATAGTCGTTGATGAGTGCGGTGACGAGCGAGTGCTCGGCGGTGAGGTCGATGGCGGGATAGCCGGGGCGTTCGAGCTTGTATCGGCCGGCGATCTCGGCGGTGAAGTGGGCGCTGTCGGCAGCGCTGCCGCCGTTGCCGCAGCAAAGCAGTTTGTTGCCGGCGAGCAGGGCGTCGCGAAGGACGGCGGCGGCGCGTTCGAGGTCGGGGGCGAGCTGCTCGGCGGCGGCGAAGAGGTCGCGGGCGTCGGCGAGGTTGGTGTGGAAGGTTGAACGGATGTCGGAGGTGGGCATGAAGTGGTTCCGGCGGGTGATCCGGAGTTGCGAGGCGCTTCACTCCGGCGTGGGGTGACGGTGGTTGTCAGGTCGTGGGAGCGGTGGGCGCGGGGAGGCCGAGGAAGTTGGCGAGCAGGTGGGGGCCCTCGGTGGTGAGGAAGCTTTCGGGATGGAACTGGACGCCTTCGAGCGGTGCGGGGCCGAAGACGTCGGGCTTGGCGCGGAGGGCCATGATCTCGCCTTCTTCGGTCCATGCGGACTTTTCGAAGCGTTCGTGGTCGAAGGTGTCGGGGAGGATGGTGAGGCTGTGATAGCGGGTGGCGGTGAAGGGGTTGGAGAGTCCTTGGAAGATGGTTTTGCCATCGTGGTGGACGGGTGATGTTTTGCCGTGCATGAGGCGGTGGTTGCGGTCGACGGTCATGCCGTGGGTGTGTGCGATGCACTGATGTCCGAGGCAGACGCCGAGGAGGGGGAGCTGGCCTGCGAAGGCTTTGATGATGTCGTTGGAGACGCCGCCTTCGCGTGGGGTGCAGGGGCCGGGGGAGACGATGATGCGTTCGGGGTTGAGCTTGCGGGCCTCGTCGACGGTGATCTTGTCGTTGCGATAGACGCGCAGGTCGAGCGTGGGGTCGAGCTCGCCGATGCGCTGGACGAGGTTGTAGGTGAAGCTGTCGTAGTTGTCGATCAGGAGGATCATGGTATGGGAGATGATAGCGAGGGGGCGGGGGGATTGCAGGTTTGTGGGGTGTGTTGGGGGGTGTGATCGTGGGTGTGGGGTGGGGGTGGTTTGAGAGGGTTAGGGGGACCCACGGATTCGCTGCGCTACATCCGTGGGCTTTATGTGGGGGCGGGGGCCTAGGATTGGGTATGGATGGTGAGAAGATATTGCAGCGGCGGTTGATGGGCGAGCGGGTGCCGATGGCGGTGAAGATCGGGTACTTGTTTTTCGTGCTGCTGCTGGTGCCGGTGTATGCGGTGGTGCATGGGTGGGCGAATTTCTTGTGGTTTTCGAATGTGGCGCTGTTGGTGACGTTTGTGGCGGTGTGGGTGGAGAGCCGACGGCTGGTGAGCATGATGGCGGTGGGGGTGCTGCTGCCGGAGGCGGCGTGGAATGTGGATTTTCTGCTGGGGCTGGTGGCGGGTTGGCAGCCGTTGGAGCTGACGGCGTACATGTTTGATGAAGATCTGAGCGCGATGGTGCGTAGTCTGTCGCTGTTTCACGTGGCGCTGCCGGTGCTGCTGGTGTGGCTGGTGTGGCGGTTGGGCTATGATGTGCGTGCATGGCGATGGCAGGTCGGGCTGGGGTGGGGGGTGTTGTTGCTGACCTATTTGATCAGTGAGCCGACGGCGAACATCAACTGGGTGTTCGGGCCTGGCGAAGAGCCGCAGCAGTGGATGCCGGCGGCGGCATGGCTGGGTGTGATGCTGGTGATCTACCCGTTGGTGATCGTGCTGCCGACGCATGCGCTGCTTCGCTGGTTGTTTGGCGGGGCGGGAGCAGGTGCAGGTCGTGCGTAGAGCGGCGTGTCGGGGCGTGGGGCAGGAGGTCTGGATGTTTGTCGGCTGGCATGGCAGTGAGCGGATTGGACGGCTGGCGAAGCGCGGGCTGCTGGCGTTTTTGCTGGTGGTGTTGCTGTTGGTTTGGCCGGCGGGTTGTGCGACGACGGTCGTGCCGCCGCGTGATCCGGGCGATCCGGTGACGGTGTATCTGCTGGATCATGGGCATACGCCGAGCTTGATCGTGCCGACGCCGGAGGGGGAGCTCGCGCGCTATGCATTCGGGGATATGCGTTACTACGGGCGTGGTGAGCGTAACGTGTTTACGGGGGCGCTGGCGATGCTCGTGCCCACGGCGGGCGGGTTGGGTCGCGGTGTGTTTGAAGACCCGTCCAGCCCGGAGGCGGTGGTGGCGAGCTTGCCGGTGCACGTGGACCGTTTTTATCCGATCGTGGTGGAACGCGACGCGGCGTTTCGGCTGTACACGCAGCTCGAAGCGCAGTTCGAAGAGGCGAGCGATACGCTGGTGAGCAATCCGCTGGTCGGGCTTGATTTCGTGAACGCCGGGCAGGGGTATACGTGGTTTTACAATTCGAATCATGCGGTGGCGGACTGGCTTCGCGAGTTGGACTGCGATGTGATCGGGCTGGCGTATGTGTCGCGTTGGGAGATCAAGCCAGCGGAGCAGTCGCGGTGATTGGCGGGGCGACGTAAGCTAGGCGGCATGAGCAGCGACATAGCCAGCGATACAAGCAAACAGGCACCACTGGCCATCGTCACCGGGGCGACAGGGGGCATCGGCGCGTGCGTGGCGAGGCGGCTGTCGGGGCGCGGTTATCGCGTGGCGCTGCTGGGGCGGAACATGGCGCGGTTGGCGGAACTGGAGGGCGAGCTGGCGACGGGGCCGGGGTGTGTGAGTCTTGCGGTTGACTTGAGTCAGCGCGAGGCCCGCGCGGACGCGTTGGCGGGACTGCTGAGCGAGCATGGGCCGGCCGAGGTGCTGGTGAACAACGCGGGGTACAACACATATCAGCGGTTTGCGGAGATGTCTGCCGAGGCGTACGCGGACATTACGGAGGTGAACTACAACGCGGCGGTGGAGCTGACGCGGATGGTGCTGCCGACGATGTTGGAGCGGCGGCGGGGGTGGGTGGTGAATGTTGCGTCGGTGTCGACGCGGATGGGGCCCTGGGGCCATTCAGGTTATGCGGCGGCGAAGTCGGCGTTGATTGCGATGACGCAAAGCCTCGCGGCGGAGCATGCGGGCAGCGGTGTGCACTTTACGTATGTGAGTCCGGGGATTGTGGACACGGGCTATTACAGCGGGCCGACGATGGGGGGGCTGTGGCGATCGGTGCGAAAGCATGCGATATCGCCGGACCGCGTGGCGATTGGGATCGAGCGGTTGCTCGATCGGCCACGGCTGGCGTTGTCCGTGCCAGCGCATTATCGCGTGCTGGACTGGATCGTCGCGCTGAGCCCGGCGTTGGGGCATCGGCTGGTGGCGTCGCAGAGTCGGCCGAACGGCAAAGCGGCGCCTGCGCGGGGCGACGGTTAACGGGTTTATTCGTTGATGCCAAGCGAGGCCTTGGTGAAGAGGCTGGCGAAGGCGTAGCCGGCGGCCTCGATGTTTTCGCGTGCGCCCTCTTCGCGGTCGATGACGGCGACGATCTTGACGATTTTCGCGCCGGCGGCTTCGAGGACCTTGGCGGCTTCGAGGACCTGGCCGCCGGTGGTGGCGACGTCTTCGACGATGAGGATGCGGTCGCCTTGCTCGAGTTTGCCTTCGAGTTGCTTGGCGGTGCCGTAGTCTTTCTTCTGGTTGCGAATGAGGACGGTGGGCTTGCCGGTGGCGATGGCGGTGGCGGTGACGAGCGGGATGCCGCCGAGTTCCGCGCCGGCGAGGCGGTCGACGTTGTCATCGACGTGTTCGGCGAACTTTCGGCCGAGCGATTGCAGAATGTCCGGCTGCGTTTCGAAGAGGTACTTGTCGAGGTAGTAGTTGCTCTTGCGGCCGCTGCGGAGAGTGAACTCGCCGCGCAGCAGGGCCGTGTCGCAGATCCGCTGGATGAGTTGGTCGTCGTTCATGGCCAGCAGTATAGGAAATCGCGGTACACTGCGGGCATGGCAAGGGAACTGGCTGGAAAAGTGATATTCATCACGGGCGCGAGCAGCGGCATTGGCGCGGCGACGGCGCGGCTGTGCATCGCGGCGGGGATGAATGTGGCGTTGTTCGCTCGGCGTGAGGCGAAGCTGCGCGAGCTGGCGGGCGAGCTGGACGCGACGGGTGAGCGTGTGCTGGTGGTGGCGGGCAGCGTTGAGCGTGATGAAGACATCGCCGAGGCGCTGGAGCAGACGGTGCAGCGGTTCGGTCGGCTGGATGCGGTGTTTGCCAACGCCGGCTACGGGCTTTGCATGTCTGTCATGGGCATGACCGACGAGCAGCATCATGGCATTTTCGAAACGAACTACTTCGGCACGGTGCGTACGCTTCGCGCGGCGGTGCCGCTGCTTCGGCAGACGGCGGACGGGTTGAAGCATGTGCTGGTGTGCAGCTCGGCGGCGAGCGAGATCAGCCTGCCGCTGTACGGCGCGTATGCGGCGACGAAAGCGGCGCAGGACTCGATCGCGGGCGCGCTGCGGGCTGAGTTGAGCGGCGAAGGTTTTTCGGTGACGACGGTGCACCCGGTGGGGACGAAGACGGAGTTTTTCAGTACGGCCGGTCGGCTGTCGAATCGGAAGATCGAGGACGACACGCCGAACACGCCGGCGATGTTTGCGCAGACGGCGGAGCAGGTGGCGCGGCCGATCGTGCGGGCGTTGCGTCGTCCGCGGCCGGAGGTGTGGCCGATGATGCCGGTGCGTTTCGGGCTGGCGATGGCGACGGCGTTTCCGCGGCTGGCGGCGTGGGCGATGCGTCGGCAGTATCGGGAAAACGTCGATGGGTGATGGGTGTTTGGCGGGATCAGTTGTCGGTGCGGCGGACTTTTACGTGCATGCCGTCGATGGCGACGATGTGGACTTGTGAGCCGGAGGCGATCGTGCCGGCGGCGGCGAGGCATTCTTCGCGCTTGCCGTCGAACACGCATGTGCCGACGGGTCGCAGGTCGGTGACGGCTCGGCCTTTCGCACCGACGACGAGGCCGTTGACGTCTCGCGCGGCGGGGTGGGGCGGCAGGGACGTGCCGTCGTCGTCGGTCTGCTCGGCGTCATCGTCGGATTTGAGTGAGAGCGCCCGGCCGATGGGCGTGTTGGGCCATATCTTGATGGCGAAGCCGATGGCGAACGGCAGCGCGAGCATGGCGAAGGTGGCCCCGATCAGGCCCAGCACGGCGGAGTCGAGGAAGAGGCAGATGATGCCGCCGACGAGTGCGACCGCCGAGGCGATACCGATGAGGCCGCCGGAGGGCACGAAGATTTCGATGAAAAACAGGCCGATGGCGATGGTGATCAGCACGATGCCCCAGACGACGAAGTTGGTTTCGTCGGCAGGCTGCGGCTGCTGTTGGCCGGCCTGGGCGAGTGTGAGCAGGGTGATGGTGAGCATGTCGCAACATTATTGCCTGCTCTTGTCGTCCGTGCCAGTTTCGGGCGTAAATCGGTCTCGGTTGTGGAACGGATGTTGGCGGCAGGCTCGGCTGAATCGCGGCAAATGAGTCTCTACATTTCGGGAGGTCCCTGTTACACTTGTGGGCGGGAGGACCGCGTCCATGAGTAGTTCTGTATTTGGATCAAGAGGTCAACCGACGCCACCGAATCTTGCTCGGCAATTCACAGCCAGGCTCCAGTCGCGAAATTTTGATTCGGACCCCGCTGGCAATATGGAGGCGCTGTCGGACGCGTTGCTCAACGACGCTTGTCGCGAGCGCGTTTCCGACGTTCACCTCATGCCGGCGGGCGACATGATGCGTATCCGCTTCCGCGTTGACGGGGACCTGATCGACGCGGCGCAGGTTTCGCAGGCGATGGGCGAACGCGTGATCAATCACTTTCGCGCGATCGGCGACATCGACACCAGTCACCTGTTCCGCCCGGTGGAGAGTCGGCTTACGTACATGCTCGACAATGAAGAGCTGGACCTTCGCCTGGCGGTGACGCCTTGCATGGGCGGCGAGGCGATGGTCATTCGCGTGCTGCATCCGGAAACCGTGCAGCAGAACATCGACAGCCTCGGCCTGATCGACAGCGACCTACAGCGTGTCAGCGACTGGCTCGACACCGCGTCGGGCATGCTGCTGGTCTCCGGACCGACCGGCAGCGGCAAGACCACGACCGTCTACGCGCTGCTGCACGAGCTCAAGCAGCTTCGCCGAAGTATTTACACGATCGAAGAGCCTGTCGAGTATCAGATCCCCGGCATCTGTCAGATTGAGGTCGACGTCGACCACGGGTTGGATTTCGCCACCGGCCTGCGATCGCTGTTGCGGATGGATTCGGATTTTCTCATGGTCGGCGAGGTGCGTGACCATCGCACGGCCGACGCCGCGCTCGACGCCGCAGTGCGCGGCCGAACGCTGATGAGCACCATCCACAGCCGCGATGTCAGCGGCGTGATCACCACGCTGCGCAACTGGGACATCCAGAACCACGAGATCGCCGCGGCGGTTACGCTCGTCATCGCCCAGCGACTCGTGCGCAAGCTCTGCCCGGAATGTCGTAAAGAGAAACGCCCGACGGAAGAGCAACTGCGCTGGCTGCGATCCGCTGGCGTGGAAAACGTACGCGGTGTGTTTCACAAGGGCGGCTGCGATCATTGTCATGGCCTGGGCCACCTCGGCCGAACCGGCATTTTTGAAGTCTGGCAGGTTGACGAGGACGATTACGAAGCCGTGCTCGCCGGCAAGGACGAACGCGCGATTCAGCGCGACCTGCTCGATCGCGGCCATCGCACGATGCTTCGCGATGGGCTGGAAAAAGCGGAGATGGGCATCATCAGCCTTGACGAGCTTCGGCGTGTGCCCGACCTGCTGCCACACCGTCGGCCGGGCTCGATGGACATCGCCGCGGAGGCGACCGAACCGGTCGGCTCATCGCAAGCCGACGAGTGAGTTGTCACGGATCACTTAAGTGTCAGTCATCAGTCTGCGATTAGAAATCAGCCTCCGCCACCACCGTGTCGATGATCTGTTTGACATCGACGCCCTCGCCCGCGGCGGCGTAGTTCAGCAGCACGCGATGACGCAGCACGTGCATCGCCACCGCTTTGACATGAGCGGTGCTCGGCGTGGGCTCGCCTGCCATGGCGGCGGCCGCCTTCGCCGCGTGCACCAGCGCCTGGCCGGCGCGCGGCCCCGCCCCCCAGCCGACGTACTGTCGCACGGTCGCCGAGGCGTCGGCGTCGCCCGGCCGTGTCGCCCGCGCCAGTGACACCGCCACGTCGACCACATGCTCGCTGACCGGCATCCGCCAGACCAGCGACGCGTCACGCACCAGTTGCTCGGCCGACATCACCGGCTGAATCGACTCGCTTGCGATGCGCGGCGACTCGGCGACGATCCGCTTCTCCGCTGCCTTTGTCGGGTAGTCCATCCACAGGCTGAACAGAAATCGATCGAGCTGCGCTTCAGGCAGCGGATATGTGCCCTCCTGCTCGATGGGGTTTTGCGTGGCGACCACGACGAACGGCTCGTCGAGCGGGCGCGTCTGACCCGCGGCGGTGACCTGATGCTCCGCCATCGCCTCCAGCAACGCGGCCTGCGTCCGTGGCGGCGTGCGGTTGATTTCGTCGGCCAGCAGTAGTTGGGCGAACAACGGGCCGGGCATGAAACGTAGCCGACGCTCGCCCGTGGCCGGGTCTTCCTGAATCAGCTCTGTGCCGATGATGTCCGACGGCATGAGGTCGGGCGTGAACTGGATGCGTTTGAAGGCGAGGTCGACCGCCGCGGCGAGCGTGCGGACGAGCAGTGTCTTGGCCAGCCCCGGCACGCCGACGACAAGCACGTGGCTTTGGCAAAGCAGTGCGGTGAGCAGCGTGTCGATGGCTTCGTCCTGGCCGACGATGACGCGTTGGAGCTGTGAGCGCAGCTCGGCCCAGCGTTCGCCGATGCCGTCGAAGGCGGCCAGTTCGTCGCGCGTGAGGTCGTCGGACATGCACACGAGGATACCACGACAAGGCGGCCCGTCCCGCTTCGCGGCTGACCGGCTGTCGCGTATGATGACGGCATGATGCTACTGCTTACGCTGCGGCGGGTGCTCGTGTCCGGTTGTGCTTTGCTGCTGTGCAGCTCGTTGGCGACGGCGGACACGTACACCGCCCGCGATACGCTCGGGCCCTTGCACGACGACCGCGCCGCGGCAGCGCGGTTGCTCGAGCGGGTGTATTGGGAGGCGACGTCGTTCGAACTGACCGTGGGGCCGTCCGAGTTGGCGGACGAGGGTGATGCGGTCGTGCGGTATCCCTCGCCGCTGCCGAGCGGCAATTCGCGGATGGACACGGTGGCGATGCTGTGGTTCAAAGCACGCGACGCGTCGGGCGAGTTGCTGGACGAGCCGGCGCCGGCGGTGGTGCTGATTCACAGCATGCACGGCCGACTGCTGTTCAGTAAGACGATCGCCCGCGCCTTTTCGCGGCAAGGTCTGCACGCGTTCATCATGCAGATGCCCGGCTATGGCGAGCGGTCCGAGCCGGGCATGTCGGGCGTGGTGGCTGTGTTTGAGAACGCGAGCCAGGCGGCGGCCGACGCGCGTCGGGCGCGTG harbors:
- a CDS encoding SDR family NAD(P)-dependent oxidoreductase, with the protein product MADDTGKVAIVTGASSGIGAETAVLLAEAGYHLALLARRADRLDQVALRIADEVPDAPGSVIALPTDVTDPQAITRAGEAVLERFGRVDALVNCAGNAPLLPIDKITPEIYRDTIDANLGATVLLTATLWPTFKKQRAAVVVNVSSMSSIDPFPGFAMYAAAKIGVNMFTQCTATEGAKLGIQAVAIAPGAVETPMLRQNFSEKVLPREATLDPVEIAEVIRDCILGRRDFKPGETIVVDGK
- a CDS encoding SIS domain-containing protein, with amino-acid sequence MPTSDIRSTFHTNLADARDLFAAAEQLAPDLERAAAVLRDALLAGNKLLCCGNGGSAADSAHFTAEIAGRYKLERPGYPAIDLTAEHSLVTALINDYPPAQLFARQLHAHGKPGDVLVAFTTSGNSENVRLALQAARERNVHTIAFLGKAGGQCKGLATVELIVPHDTTARIQELHLLLYHTLCEWLDPQLT
- a CDS encoding aminodeoxychorismate/anthranilate synthase component II codes for the protein MILLIDNYDSFTYNLVQRIGELDPTLDLRVYRNDKITVDEARKLNPERIIVSPGPCTPREGGVSNDIIKAFAGQLPLLGVCLGHQCIAHTHGMTVDRNHRLMHGKTSPVHHDGKTIFQGLSNPFTATRYHSLTILPDTFDHERFEKSAWTEEGEIMALRAKPDVFGPAPLEGVQFHPESFLTTEGPHLLANFLGLPAPTAPTT
- a CDS encoding SDR family NAD(P)-dependent oxidoreductase, whose protein sequence is MSSDIASDTSKQAPLAIVTGATGGIGACVARRLSGRGYRVALLGRNMARLAELEGELATGPGCVSLAVDLSQREARADALAGLLSEHGPAEVLVNNAGYNTYQRFAEMSAEAYADITEVNYNAAVELTRMVLPTMLERRRGWVVNVASVSTRMGPWGHSGYAAAKSALIAMTQSLAAEHAGSGVHFTYVSPGIVDTGYYSGPTMGGLWRSVRKHAISPDRVAIGIERLLDRPRLALSVPAHYRVLDWIVALSPALGHRLVASQSRPNGKAAPARGDG
- the pyrE gene encoding orotate phosphoribosyltransferase, with the protein product MNDDQLIQRICDTALLRGEFTLRSGRKSNYYLDKYLFETQPDILQSLGRKFAEHVDDNVDRLAGAELGGIPLVTATAIATGKPTVLIRNQKKDYGTAKQLEGKLEQGDRILIVEDVATTGGQVLEAAKVLEAAGAKIVKIVAVIDREEGARENIEAAGYAFASLFTKASLGINE
- a CDS encoding SDR family NAD(P)-dependent oxidoreductase, with translation MARELAGKVIFITGASSGIGAATARLCIAAGMNVALFARREAKLRELAGELDATGERVLVVAGSVERDEDIAEALEQTVQRFGRLDAVFANAGYGLCMSVMGMTDEQHHGIFETNYFGTVRTLRAAVPLLRQTADGLKHVLVCSSAASEISLPLYGAYAATKAAQDSIAGALRAELSGEGFSVTTVHPVGTKTEFFSTAGRLSNRKIEDDTPNTPAMFAQTAEQVARPIVRALRRPRPEVWPMMPVRFGLAMATAFPRLAAWAMRRQYRENVDG
- a CDS encoding NfeD family protein, whose protein sequence is MLTITLLTLAQAGQQQPQPADETNFVVWGIVLITIAIGLFFIEIFVPSGGLIGIASAVALVGGIICLFLDSAVLGLIGATFAMLALPFAIGFAIKIWPNTPIGRALSLKSDDDAEQTDDDGTSLPPHPAARDVNGLVVGAKGRAVTDLRPVGTCVFDGKREECLAAAGTIASGSQVHIVAIDGMHVKVRRTDN
- a CDS encoding GspE/PulE family protein, with amino-acid sequence MSSSVFGSRGQPTPPNLARQFTARLQSRNFDSDPAGNMEALSDALLNDACRERVSDVHLMPAGDMMRIRFRVDGDLIDAAQVSQAMGERVINHFRAIGDIDTSHLFRPVESRLTYMLDNEELDLRLAVTPCMGGEAMVIRVLHPETVQQNIDSLGLIDSDLQRVSDWLDTASGMLLVSGPTGSGKTTTVYALLHELKQLRRSIYTIEEPVEYQIPGICQIEVDVDHGLDFATGLRSLLRMDSDFLMVGEVRDHRTADAALDAAVRGRTLMSTIHSRDVSGVITTLRNWDIQNHEIAAAVTLVIAQRLVRKLCPECRKEKRPTEEQLRWLRSAGVENVRGVFHKGGCDHCHGLGHLGRTGIFEVWQVDEDDYEAVLAGKDERAIQRDLLDRGHRTMLRDGLEKAEMGIISLDELRRVPDLLPHRRPGSMDIAAEATEPVGSSQADE
- a CDS encoding AAA family ATPase, which translates into the protein MSDDLTRDELAAFDGIGERWAELRSQLQRVIVGQDEAIDTLLTALLCQSHVLVVGVPGLAKTLLVRTLAAAVDLAFKRIQFTPDLMPSDIIGTELIQEDPATGERRLRFMPGPLFAQLLLADEINRTPPRTQAALLEAMAEHQVTAAGQTRPLDEPFVVVATQNPIEQEGTYPLPEAQLDRFLFSLWMDYPTKAAEKRIVAESPRIASESIQPVMSAEQLVRDASLVWRMPVSEHVVDVAVSLARATRPGDADASATVRQYVGWGAGPRAGQALVHAAKAAAAMAGEPTPSTAHVKAVAMHVLRHRVLLNYAAAGEGVDVKQIIDTVVAEADF
- a CDS encoding alpha/beta hydrolase family protein, producing MMLLLTLRRVLVSGCALLLCSSLATADTYTARDTLGPLHDDRAAAARLLERVYWEATSFELTVGPSELADEGDAVVRYPSPLPSGNSRMDTVAMLWFKARDASGELLDEPAPAVVLIHSMHGRLLFSKTIARAFSRQGLHAFIMQMPGYGERSEPGMSGVVAVFENASQAAADARRARDAVAVLPQVADGPIALQATSLGGFIASVAASLDDAFNPVMLALTGGNGWDVLHKGDRDALAARRRLAEYGYTGDTLRERLDLMEPLHVAHRLDPDRTWLYSGRHDTVIPPANADALAEAIGLDESHHRRLNADHYSAILQLPVLIQEMVQLVRNADR